GCCTTACAACACGACGAAGCGATGTGTAAATAGTATGAAAAATAATTGCTACCGAATAAAAATGCATCCCCCTTGTGGTCTTTTtttagaagagagagagagagagagagagagagagagagagagagagagagagagagagagagagagagagagagtcaatgagaaaaaaagaaagagatggGGGAGAGAATTCAGACCTTTGGTCAGCtggttcattttctttttagtcCCTGTCCACCTGATCCAACTAAATCAATAGACCGTTGCAAATGCTGCAATTAATCAGAAATTGACGCacaaaaaaagatttttttgaaagatGAACGAGTATATGTGGCGCAAAGGGCCATGAGAAGCGCGGAAAGAGACCTATCAGCGCCTCCCCAACCAACGAGAGAGGCTGGTCAATCAATTGATGATTAAACAACAGGACAAGCAAAATCGCAGCACGCTGGGCGCGAGTCCgttgcctgcctgcctgcctgtcTTGCTTGCTTCCCGGCCGCACCACCCGAccaccggcggcggcagcaggggCAGACCTGACCAGCGCGCCGTTGGCTCGCCCGACTCGTGGCGCCAGCGGCAGCGCCAGGCGGATCCTGTACGCGTCCACCTGACCACCTGTGCCTCCTTAATTCCAAGTGGTTGACCGTTGCCCGGTAACAACCATCATTAATAGGCCACGCTCCATACCTATCTCTCTCCCCTCCCGGTTGCTTAAAAAACAAAtactcctctctcttctcttccaaGTTCcgagtatttattttttattctaattataaATTTTAGTCTCAAAAATAAAGATAAAACAAACGGATAATATAAAAGTTTATTATCACATTTTACTAGTTAATTTGTACTATAAAATTCTACAATCAATGATTTGATGGGAATACAAATTCTACAAATTAGATTAAATTCTcacaatctaaaaataaaacataCATGCCCTAATTCTACCCCGTGAGGGCTGTAACCAGCTGACACCTCTATGTTATCTCTCTTTTTGAACTAAacacctctctcttctcttccaaGTTCCGAGTCAATCATGAGTAGCAATGGTAACACCGTTGGATAGGAATGGGACTATACCAGATTAGGAGGTGACAATGCTATTGTGTGTAATTAGTAAGAGTAGTTACGGTGTCAGATTACGCTAATGTTTTGGTGCAGGAGTGTACCGGCTTTCCACTCGTATTCATAATCGTATATGGCATACGGGTCGGGGAGGAGCCGCCTATAAATTTGACTGCTCCGGCAGCTGCTGATACGCCACCGCTTTCGCGGCAGGTGAGTTGATTGTTCTCCTGTCATGTGCGCGCCCTATATATTTAGTTGCCCGTGTGCCCAATCCACGTATCCGGTTCCGGTGTTCGCTTCCAACTTCACACCAAAGGCGACGTCGCGTTCCGCTTGACACGCTTCGAGTAAAGCTCTCCGATCTCGATGGAGCGGGAGCGCCTCACGGCCGAGATGGCCTTCCGCGGCGACGCCCAGCAGGACGGGGGTGACCCGGCGCCCAGCATCGTCATCAagatccgccgccgcctcccggaCTTCGCGCGCAACATCAAGCTCAAGTACGTCAAGCTGGGGATCCGCCACGGCGGCAGCCCCACGTCGCTCCTGCCGATGCTATGCGTGCCGgcgcttgccgccgccgcctactCGTTCGTCCGCATCGACGTCATCTACTACTCCATCGATCTGCTCACCTGCGTCGCCTGGCTCGGCACGGCCCTGCTGCTACTCACCGTGTACTACTTCAAGAGGCCCCGCCCGGTGTACCTCGTCGAGTTCGCGTGCTACAAGCCGGAGGACGAGCACAAGATCTCCAAGGCGGGCTTCCTCGAGATGACCGAGAGCACCGGGTCCTTCAACGAGGCGGCCCTGGACTTCCAGACCAAGATCACCAACCGCTCCGCGCTCGGCGACGAGACTTACCTGCCCCCCGGCATCCAGGCGCGGCCACCGAGACTGAACATGGCCGAGGCGCGGATGGAGGCCGAGGCGGTCATGTTCGGGTGCCTGGACGCGCTGTTCAAGTCCACCGGGATCGACCCGCTCCGAGACGTGCGCATCCTCATTGTCAACTGCAGCCTCTTCAACCCGACGCCGTCGCTGGCGTCCATGATCATTAATCATTACAAGATGAGGGAGGACGTCAAGTCGTTCAACCTCGGCGGCATGGGGTGCAGCGCTGGCCTGATCGCCATCGACCTCGCCAAGGACATGCTCCAGGCGAATCCCAACTCGTACGCGGTCGTCGTCAGCACGGAGAACATCACCCTCAACTGGTACTTCGGCAATGACCGCTCAATGCTGCTCTCCAACTGCATCTTCCGCATGGGCGGCGCCGCGGCGCTGCTGTCGAACAAGCGCGCGGACGCCGGGCGCGCCAAGTACCGGCTGCTCCACACGGTGCGCACGCACAAGGGCGCGACCGACGAGTGCTTCAACTGCGTGTACCAGCGCGAGGACGAGGTCGGCAAGGTCGGCGTGTCGCTGGCGCGGGAGCTCATGACGGTGGCCGGCGACGCGCTCAAGACCAACATCACGACGCTGGGTCCCCTGGTCCTCCCGCTCACCGAGCAGCTCAAGTTCCTCAAATCCCTGATGATGCGCCGCGTGCTCCGCGTCAAGGGCGTGCGCCCGTACATTCCGGACTTCCGGCTGGCGTTCGAGCACTTCTGCGTTCACGCCGGCGGCCGCGCGGTGCTGGAGGAGGTGCAGCGCAGCCTGAGCCTCGAGGACCGGGA
The nucleotide sequence above comes from Phragmites australis chromosome 4, lpPhrAust1.1, whole genome shotgun sequence. Encoded proteins:
- the LOC133916528 gene encoding 3-ketoacyl-CoA synthase 1-like, with amino-acid sequence MERERLTAEMAFRGDAQQDGGDPAPSIVIKIRRRLPDFARNIKLKYVKLGIRHGGSPTSLLPMLCVPALAAAAYSFVRIDVIYYSIDLLTCVAWLGTALLLLTVYYFKRPRPVYLVEFACYKPEDEHKISKAGFLEMTESTGSFNEAALDFQTKITNRSALGDETYLPPGIQARPPRLNMAEARMEAEAVMFGCLDALFKSTGIDPLRDVRILIVNCSLFNPTPSLASMIINHYKMREDVKSFNLGGMGCSAGLIAIDLAKDMLQANPNSYAVVVSTENITLNWYFGNDRSMLLSNCIFRMGGAAALLSNKRADAGRAKYRLLHTVRTHKGATDECFNCVYQREDEVGKVGVSLARELMTVAGDALKTNITTLGPLVLPLTEQLKFLKSLMMRRVLRVKGVRPYIPDFRLAFEHFCVHAGGRAVLEEVQRSLSLEDRDMEPSKCSLHRFGNTSSSSLWYELAYAEAKGRVRCGHRVWQIGFGSGFKCNSAVWRALRNVPALSPGATAGLPDSKGAQSCNPWVDDVDNYPPKAYV